A region from the Solibacillus sp. FSL H8-0523 genome encodes:
- the flgD gene encoding flagellar hook assembly protein FlgD encodes MAGISNDYYLQTANPNFKVTDKQDNGALGKDAFLQILITQLQNQDPTSPMDDKEFIAQMAQFSSLEQMQNMTKAMENLLASQEQSQLMNYSTFVGKEVKWHELTDKLDKDGKPLYNEGTGAIAELKFVEGEAVFVLDSGKEIAPGNISSILGGNPTASTTPAIPSNPLVQASEMLGKMVSYTSAETSQLVQAMIESIVNKKDGTIEYVLNDATNTRLTKDQFTLVENPTETKDDEEQAAESETVTE; translated from the coding sequence ATGGCTGGGATTTCAAATGATTATTATTTACAAACGGCAAATCCAAACTTCAAAGTTACGGATAAACAAGACAACGGCGCACTTGGTAAAGATGCATTTTTACAAATTCTCATTACGCAATTACAAAACCAAGATCCAACAAGCCCCATGGATGATAAAGAATTTATCGCACAGATGGCGCAATTCTCTTCTTTAGAACAAATGCAAAATATGACAAAAGCGATGGAAAATTTATTAGCCTCACAAGAGCAATCTCAGTTAATGAATTACTCGACATTTGTTGGTAAGGAAGTTAAGTGGCATGAGCTAACAGATAAACTTGATAAAGATGGCAAGCCACTTTATAACGAAGGTACAGGCGCAATAGCGGAGCTGAAGTTTGTAGAAGGTGAAGCAGTATTCGTATTAGATAGCGGTAAGGAAATCGCACCAGGTAATATTTCATCTATCTTGGGTGGTAATCCGACGGCATCAACGACACCTGCTATCCCGTCTAATCCATTGGTACAGGCAAGTGAAATGCTTGGCAAGATGGTTAGCTATACATCTGCAGAAACAAGCCAATTAGTCCAAGCAATGATTGAATCAATTGTGAATAAAAAAGATGGTACAATCGAGTACGTTTTAAACGATGCTACTAACACTCGTTTAACAAAAGATCAGTTCACGCTTGTAGAAAATCCAACTGAAACGAAGGACGATGAAGAGCAAGCAGCTGAGTCAGAAACCGTTACGGAGTAA
- the fliQ gene encoding flagellar biosynthesis protein FliQ has product MTQEMVIAIAESAVFTVLIVSGPLLLIALISGLAVSIFQATTSIQEQTLAFVPKIVAVLVGIIFFGPFMISKMTDYFYNILNNLVRYIG; this is encoded by the coding sequence ATGACACAGGAAATGGTCATTGCAATTGCAGAAAGTGCAGTGTTTACGGTATTAATCGTATCCGGGCCGTTATTATTAATCGCGTTAATTTCAGGTTTAGCGGTCAGTATATTTCAGGCAACGACATCGATTCAAGAGCAAACATTAGCATTCGTACCAAAAATTGTTGCTGTACTTGTTGGGATAATCTTTTTTGGTCCTTTTATGATTTCGAAAATGACAGATTATTTTTATAACATCTTAAATAATTTAGTTCGATATATTGGGTGA
- the fliM gene encoding flagellar motor switch protein FliM: MAGDIMSQSEIDALLSAISTGEMSAADMKKEDETRKVKVYDFKRALRFSKDQIRSLTRIHENFARLLTTFFSAQLRSYVQITVASVDQIPFEEFVRSIPNMTLINVFEVPPLDGNILMEINPNIAYSMLDRLMGGTGASHSNVDNLTEIETKIMTNLFERSFDNLREAWENISEIDPMLVELEVNPQFLQMISPNETVVVISLNTIIGETTGMINICIPHVVLEPIVPNLSVRYWMQTNTKEISPEQTKMLETRVKQATLPVIAELGTTDITIEDFLMMSMGDVIELDQKIENPLTLKIGNLPKFTVQPGKLNKKMAVQIIDPLKGGDEDE; the protein is encoded by the coding sequence ATGGCAGGAGATATAATGTCTCAGTCCGAAATTGATGCGCTCTTATCGGCCATCTCTACTGGCGAAATGTCAGCAGCGGACATGAAAAAAGAAGACGAAACACGCAAAGTAAAAGTATATGACTTTAAACGTGCGCTTCGTTTTTCTAAAGACCAAATCCGAAGTTTGACCCGTATACACGAAAACTTTGCTCGACTGTTAACGACATTCTTCTCAGCGCAGCTAAGAAGCTATGTGCAAATTACAGTAGCATCGGTTGACCAAATTCCTTTCGAAGAATTTGTTCGTTCCATTCCGAATATGACGCTAATTAACGTGTTCGAAGTGCCACCACTTGATGGCAATATTTTAATGGAAATCAACCCAAACATCGCCTACTCTATGTTAGATCGTTTAATGGGTGGGACTGGTGCGAGTCATAGTAATGTGGACAATTTAACTGAAATCGAAACAAAAATTATGACGAACTTATTCGAACGTTCATTTGATAATTTACGCGAGGCATGGGAAAATATTTCGGAAATTGATCCGATGCTCGTTGAATTAGAAGTCAATCCGCAGTTCTTACAAATGATTTCACCGAATGAAACGGTCGTCGTTATTTCACTCAACACGATTATTGGAGAAACAACAGGGATGATTAATATTTGTATTCCGCATGTTGTGCTAGAGCCAATCGTGCCAAACTTATCTGTGCGTTACTGGATGCAAACGAACACGAAAGAAATTTCGCCAGAACAAACAAAAATGCTTGAAACACGTGTTAAACAAGCAACATTACCAGTCATTGCAGAATTAGGAACAACCGATATTACGATTGAAGATTTCTTAATGATGTCAATGGGTGACGTAATTGAATTAGATCAAAAGATCGAAAATCCATTAACCTTAAAAATCGGGAACCTACCGAAGTTTACCGTGCAGCCAGGGAAATTAAACAAAAAAATGGCTGTTCAAATTATCGACCCTTTGAAAGGAGGAGACGAAGATGAGTGA
- a CDS encoding flagellar biosynthetic protein FliO — protein MVSNVYENCNENPELCSEENISEDNTTDAETEKNESASVGVGVWDYIKIVLALVFVIGLLLVIIKFLNKRNLTYQQNAIIKNIGGLSVGQQKSVQLLKIGNKIYVVGVGEDIQLLKEIESADEVDQLLNQIEQNQSMVTTTPYIAELFKKFSKKDQPKDISDSPKFNDMFSEKLDELKQQRSDELERWKEQERDKR, from the coding sequence ATGGTAAGTAACGTATACGAAAATTGTAATGAAAACCCTGAATTATGTTCAGAAGAAAATATTTCAGAAGATAACACGACAGATGCCGAAACAGAAAAAAATGAATCGGCATCTGTTGGTGTAGGGGTATGGGACTACATAAAAATCGTATTAGCCCTAGTTTTTGTGATAGGGCTATTATTAGTAATTATAAAATTTTTAAATAAGCGTAACTTAACGTACCAACAAAATGCCATTATCAAAAATATTGGTGGTTTGTCTGTAGGTCAGCAAAAGTCTGTACAGCTACTGAAAATCGGTAATAAGATTTATGTAGTGGGTGTAGGTGAAGATATTCAATTGCTAAAAGAAATTGAATCTGCTGATGAAGTCGATCAATTACTAAATCAAATTGAACAGAATCAAAGCATGGTGACAACAACACCTTATATTGCGGAATTATTCAAGAAATTTTCAAAGAAAGATCAGCCAAAAGATATTTCTGATAGTCCAAAATTTAACGACATGTTTAGTGAAAAATTAGATGAATTAAAACAACAACGAAGTGACGAATTAGAACGTTGGAAAGAACAGGAGCGTGACAAACGATGA
- a CDS encoding flagellar FlbD family protein, which translates to MIELSKLNGKPFTLNALYIETVEAFPDTTITLTTGRKFIVLETEEQVRQKVKTFYQHIQALSNPHLRGEEDEEQ; encoded by the coding sequence ATGATAGAACTATCAAAGCTTAATGGGAAGCCATTCACTTTAAACGCTCTATACATAGAAACAGTCGAAGCTTTTCCAGACACAACGATTACGCTGACGACTGGGCGTAAATTCATTGTTTTAGAAACTGAAGAACAGGTGCGACAAAAGGTGAAAACCTTTTATCAACATATACAAGCACTATCAAACCCGCATCTAAGAGGTGAAGAAGATGAAGAACAATAA
- a CDS encoding TIGR02530 family flagellar biosynthesis protein: MNRVTIQHIPYHPPIQPTVKSVGQASKQSFIDHLKQASEQHLKISKHASERLTERNISISEGEWQQITEKVFEAKDKGVNQPLVLLDQAALVVSAKNATVITALDRAEAKQQLFTNIDGTIVI; encoded by the coding sequence ATGAATCGAGTGACTATTCAACACATACCGTATCATCCACCTATTCAACCAACTGTTAAATCTGTAGGGCAAGCTTCTAAGCAATCATTTATTGATCACTTAAAGCAAGCGTCAGAACAGCACTTAAAAATCAGTAAGCATGCGTCAGAACGTCTGACAGAGCGTAATATTTCGATTTCAGAAGGCGAATGGCAGCAAATTACTGAAAAAGTTTTTGAAGCAAAAGATAAAGGTGTAAATCAACCACTTGTGCTACTTGACCAAGCCGCATTAGTTGTTAGCGCAAAAAATGCAACGGTTATTACAGCACTCGACCGAGCAGAAGCAAAGCAGCAGCTATTCACTAATATTGATGGCACCATTGTTATATAG
- a CDS encoding response regulator — protein MSKKILIVDDAAFMRMMIKDILTKNGFEVVGEAADGIQAVEKYNELRPDLVTMDITMPEMDGIAALKAIKGTDPSAVVIMCSAMGQQAMVIDAIQAGAKDFIVKPFQADRVIEAIQKALG, from the coding sequence ATGTCTAAGAAAATTTTAATTGTTGACGATGCCGCATTCATGCGCATGATGATTAAGGACATTTTAACGAAAAACGGTTTTGAAGTTGTAGGGGAAGCGGCGGATGGTATCCAAGCTGTTGAAAAGTACAATGAGTTACGCCCTGATTTAGTAACAATGGACATTACAATGCCAGAAATGGACGGTATCGCTGCATTAAAAGCAATCAAAGGTACAGATCCAAGTGCGGTAGTTATTATGTGTTCAGCAATGGGTCAACAAGCAATGGTTATTGATGCAATTCAAGCCGGCGCAAAAGACTTCATTGTAAAGCCATTCCAAGCTGATCGTGTAATCGAAGCAATTCAAAAAGCTTTAGGTTGA
- the fliR gene encoding flagellar biosynthetic protein FliR gives MTELLQVFPNISILLLIMVRVSAFFVSVPLFSYRTIPQQVRIILAVALAWMMYYTFNIEPFEINGDYLLLILKEAIVGLMLGLAAAMIMSAVQIAGGFIDFQMGFAMANIIDPQTGTQSPLMGQFLNFLSLLLLLAINGHHLILDGIYYSYQFIPLQQFFPNFGEEGTALFIMKMFVAVFAIAFQMSAPIVATLFLVTLALGITGKTVPQMSIFVIGFPIKIAVGFLVLIVTMGVLVGVMKELIEYMIISLRDLMVILGGE, from the coding sequence ATGACAGAACTACTTCAAGTATTTCCTAATATCTCAATTTTATTATTAATTATGGTTCGGGTTTCTGCATTTTTTGTATCAGTCCCTTTATTTTCTTATCGAACAATTCCTCAGCAAGTTAGAATTATCCTAGCAGTAGCACTCGCATGGATGATGTACTATACATTCAATATTGAACCTTTCGAAATTAACGGTGACTACCTATTACTTATCTTAAAAGAAGCAATTGTCGGGCTAATGCTCGGGCTAGCAGCAGCGATGATTATGTCGGCTGTTCAAATTGCTGGTGGATTCATTGATTTCCAAATGGGGTTTGCGATGGCCAATATTATTGATCCGCAAACAGGTACACAATCGCCGCTTATGGGGCAATTTTTAAACTTTCTATCACTTTTATTATTACTTGCAATAAATGGTCATCACTTAATTTTAGATGGTATTTATTATAGTTACCAATTTATACCATTGCAACAGTTTTTTCCGAATTTTGGGGAAGAAGGAACCGCACTTTTTATTATGAAAATGTTTGTTGCTGTATTTGCCATCGCATTTCAAATGTCAGCTCCAATAGTTGCAACACTGTTTTTAGTAACGTTAGCGTTAGGGATTACCGGGAAAACCGTGCCACAAATGAGTATTTTCGTTATTGGATTCCCGATTAAAATCGCAGTTGGCTTTCTTGTCTTAATCGTCACTATGGGTGTATTAGTTGGAGTAATGAAAGAACTAATTGAATATATGATTATTTCTTTACGTGATTTAATGGTTATTTTAGGTGGTGAATAG
- the fliL gene encoding flagellar basal body-associated protein FliL: MKNNKLLTIMLIMLVTITLIGVIVVVLLTQLDKGSTSGPTIDEIVESSVDVPEITTNLADGSFVRLSLKIQGSDKKAGEELLKRDFQVKNIVIQELSEMEAEALEGKQGKVTFQNAIKSQINELMQNGEVTQVYITSYVLQ, translated from the coding sequence ATGAAGAACAATAAATTATTAACGATTATGCTCATTATGTTAGTGACGATTACGTTAATCGGTGTTATCGTGGTAGTGTTATTAACACAACTCGACAAAGGCTCTACAAGTGGACCAACAATAGATGAAATTGTTGAATCTTCAGTAGATGTCCCAGAAATTACGACAAATTTAGCAGATGGAAGCTTTGTACGACTTTCATTAAAAATTCAAGGATCAGATAAAAAAGCTGGTGAAGAGTTACTAAAACGTGATTTCCAAGTGAAAAATATTGTAATCCAAGAACTTTCTGAGATGGAAGCAGAGGCGTTAGAAGGAAAACAAGGGAAAGTGACATTCCAAAATGCAATTAAATCACAAATAAATGAATTAATGCAAAATGGAGAAGTTACGCAAGTGTACATTACATCTTATGTACTACAGTAA
- the fliY gene encoding flagellar motor switch phosphatase FliY, with the protein MSDEMLSQEEIEALLRGETLDDTPTASNEDVVEEINVDDHLSPIEIDALGEVGNISFGSSATALSSLLGQKVDITTPNISMINRNRLEEEFPHPYVAVQVEYTVGLSGMNLLVIKQSDAAIIADLMLGGDGLNPKPELSEIQLSAVQEAMNQMMGSAATSMSTIFNQKVDISPPSIDLMNISQNEGTDNIPADDLLVKISFRLRIGELIDSNLMQLLPLNFSKKVVKSLMGEVDEQLATEVPSQPAPAAQPAPQPEPLQQPMPQQQQPMQQPMYQQPMQQPMYQQQPVYQQPAYTAPPANVQQAQFASFDSANITQDEARNLNMLLDIPLQVTVELGRTKRSVKEILELSSGSIIELDKLAGEPVDILVNNRLIAKGEVVVIDENFGVRITDILSQADRLNNLR; encoded by the coding sequence ATGAGTGATGAAATGCTCTCGCAAGAAGAAATTGAAGCGCTACTAAGAGGCGAGACATTAGACGATACTCCTACCGCGAGTAACGAAGATGTTGTAGAAGAAATTAATGTAGATGATCATTTAAGTCCAATTGAAATTGATGCGTTAGGTGAGGTGGGAAATATCTCATTTGGTAGCTCGGCTACTGCATTATCGTCTTTATTAGGACAAAAGGTTGATATTACAACACCAAACATTTCGATGATTAATCGAAATCGTTTAGAGGAAGAGTTCCCGCATCCATATGTTGCGGTTCAAGTAGAATACACAGTCGGTTTATCAGGTATGAACTTGCTGGTAATTAAGCAATCAGATGCGGCAATTATTGCGGACTTAATGTTAGGTGGCGACGGTTTAAATCCAAAGCCGGAGCTAAGTGAAATTCAATTAAGCGCTGTGCAAGAAGCGATGAACCAAATGATGGGTTCAGCAGCAACATCTATGTCGACAATATTTAATCAAAAGGTGGATATTTCACCACCTTCTATCGATTTAATGAATATTTCGCAAAATGAGGGGACAGATAATATCCCAGCGGATGATTTATTAGTGAAAATCTCATTCCGACTACGCATAGGTGAACTGATTGATTCAAATTTAATGCAATTACTACCTTTAAACTTTAGTAAAAAAGTAGTAAAGTCATTAATGGGAGAAGTTGATGAGCAATTAGCTACAGAAGTGCCTTCACAACCGGCACCTGCAGCACAACCTGCACCTCAGCCAGAGCCGTTACAACAACCGATGCCGCAACAGCAACAGCCGATGCAACAACCGATGTATCAGCAGCCAATGCAGCAACCGATGTATCAGCAACAACCGGTGTATCAACAACCAGCGTATACAGCGCCACCAGCAAATGTACAACAGGCACAATTTGCTAGCTTCGATTCAGCAAATATCACGCAAGACGAGGCACGCAATTTAAATATGTTACTTGATATTCCATTACAGGTAACTGTAGAGCTTGGCCGTACAAAGCGCTCAGTAAAAGAAATTCTAGAGCTTTCTAGCGGTTCAATTATTGAGTTAGATAAACTTGCGGGTGAGCCAGTTGATATTTTAGTGAACAATCGCTTGATTGCAAAAGGTGAAGTTGTAGTAATTGATGAGAACTTTGGTGTTCGAATCACAGATATTTTAAGCCAGGCAGATCGCTTGAACAATTTACGATAG
- the flgG gene encoding flagellar basal body rod protein FlgG produces MLRSMYSGISGLKNFQTKLDVIGNNIANVNTYGFKKERTVFKDLISQTQAGASSPSATRGGVNAIQVGLGSQLAAIDTMHTPGSMQSTGRTLDLAISGDGFFMVADSAAEELPAVEDMASITENALIDEELTNTQYTRAGNFYMDRNGFVVNGDGKYLVGYANPEIYGEVDPDGESLADADKETAAEELGQDNLYEDGAITVDTRAIKIPTNAQSMSISKDGSIYYVDVNGKLQFAGQAILAKFPNASGLEKTGSNYFQVTANSGDPLVQVGTQAGIGSVESSFLEMSNVDLSEEFTEMIVAQRGFQANSRIITTSDEILQELVNLKR; encoded by the coding sequence ATGTTACGTTCAATGTATTCAGGTATTTCAGGCTTAAAAAACTTCCAAACGAAGTTAGATGTAATTGGTAATAATATTGCTAACGTAAATACGTACGGTTTTAAGAAGGAGCGTACTGTATTTAAAGATTTAATTTCACAAACGCAAGCAGGTGCTTCTAGCCCGTCAGCAACTCGTGGTGGTGTTAATGCGATTCAAGTCGGTTTAGGTTCACAATTAGCAGCGATTGATACAATGCATACGCCAGGTTCAATGCAATCAACAGGCCGTACATTAGACTTAGCGATTTCAGGAGACGGTTTCTTCATGGTAGCGGATTCAGCTGCTGAAGAATTACCAGCAGTTGAAGATATGGCTTCAATTACTGAAAATGCTTTAATTGATGAGGAATTAACAAATACTCAGTATACACGTGCTGGTAACTTTTATATGGACCGTAATGGTTTCGTTGTCAATGGTGATGGTAAATATCTTGTTGGTTATGCGAATCCAGAAATTTATGGTGAAGTTGATCCAGACGGTGAAAGTTTGGCAGATGCTGATAAAGAAACAGCTGCGGAAGAACTTGGTCAAGATAACTTGTACGAAGATGGTGCAATTACTGTTGATACACGTGCAATCAAAATCCCAACAAACGCGCAATCAATGTCAATCAGCAAAGACGGTTCGATTTACTATGTTGATGTGAATGGTAAATTACAATTTGCCGGACAAGCAATTTTAGCGAAATTCCCGAATGCTTCAGGTCTTGAAAAAACGGGTTCTAACTATTTCCAAGTAACTGCGAACTCAGGAGATCCATTAGTACAGGTTGGTACTCAAGCTGGTATTGGTTCAGTGGAATCAAGCTTCTTAGAAATGTCTAACGTTGACCTATCTGAAGAATTCACAGAAATGATCGTGGCACAGCGTGGTTTCCAAGCAAACTCTCGTATTATTACAACATCAGATGAAATCCTACAAGAGCTTGTAAACTTAAAACGATAA
- the fliP gene encoding flagellar type III secretion system pore protein FliP (The bacterial flagellar biogenesis protein FliP forms a type III secretion system (T3SS)-type pore required for flagellar assembly.), whose amino-acid sequence MTDLLSVFSESNPGNVSTSVTLLFLLTVLSLAPSILILMTSFARIVIVLSFTRTALATNQMPPNQVIIGLALFLTFFIMAPTFSEVNEQALQPLFDEEIGIEEAYEKATIPFKEFMAQHTRQKDLELFLAYNEAEYPETIEDISLIYLVPAFALSEIKTAFQMGFMIFIPFLVIDMVVASTLMAMGMMMLPPVMISLPFKILLFVLVDGWYLVMKSLLQSF is encoded by the coding sequence ATGACTGATCTACTATCCGTCTTTTCAGAAAGTAATCCAGGAAATGTTTCTACATCGGTTACGCTATTATTCCTGCTGACAGTTCTTTCTTTGGCACCAAGTATTTTAATATTAATGACGTCGTTTGCTCGTATTGTAATTGTTTTATCATTTACACGTACGGCACTTGCGACAAACCAAATGCCGCCGAACCAAGTCATTATTGGTTTAGCACTTTTTTTAACGTTCTTTATTATGGCGCCAACGTTTTCAGAAGTGAATGAACAAGCACTTCAGCCTTTATTCGACGAAGAAATTGGGATTGAGGAAGCGTATGAAAAGGCGACCATTCCGTTTAAGGAATTTATGGCACAGCACACAAGGCAAAAGGATTTAGAGCTGTTTTTAGCGTATAACGAGGCAGAATATCCTGAAACGATTGAAGATATTTCGTTGATTTATCTCGTTCCAGCTTTCGCCTTAAGTGAAATTAAAACAGCATTTCAAATGGGCTTTATGATTTTCATTCCATTTTTAGTGATTGACATGGTCGTAGCGAGTACGCTCATGGCAATGGGGATGATGATGCTGCCTCCGGTAATGATTTCACTACCATTTAAAATTTTATTATTTGTACTTGTGGATGGTTGGTATTTAGTAATGAAATCTTTACTTCAAAGTTTTTAG
- the flhB gene encoding flagellar biosynthesis protein FlhB: protein MKLLVMLDLQFFAGEKTEKATPKKRQDARKKGQVLKSQDVTAAVLLLLTFFFLLFFAPFMYDGVKGFLLQALNRNLLIETLNEDTVMDMYVESLKEMAIIVLPIMVVAMIAGIGANFFQFGLLFTTETLKIDLKKMDPIKGIKKIISVRAIVNLIKSLLKVTLIGTVTTVVILIYLEDVLSLALHSPAQILATVAYLSAIMGIAASIMLVAIALFDYLYERFEYEKQLKMSKQDLKDEYKNSEGDPLIKSKIKQRQREMAMRRMMSEIPSADVVITNPTHYAIALKYDENEMDAPRVVAKGTDFVAQKIKMIAKENNVTMVENRPLARAMYDQVEIGQAVPEEFFKAVAEVLAYVYRIKRKI, encoded by the coding sequence ATGAAGCTATTGGTAATGTTAGATCTTCAGTTTTTTGCAGGTGAAAAAACGGAGAAAGCAACACCAAAAAAACGACAAGATGCACGTAAAAAGGGGCAAGTTCTAAAGAGTCAAGATGTAACGGCAGCTGTATTGTTATTACTTACCTTTTTCTTTTTATTATTTTTCGCACCATTTATGTATGACGGTGTAAAGGGTTTTTTACTACAAGCATTAAACCGAAATCTATTAATTGAAACATTAAATGAAGATACCGTCATGGATATGTATGTGGAATCATTAAAGGAAATGGCGATTATTGTTTTACCGATTATGGTTGTCGCTATGATTGCAGGTATTGGAGCTAACTTTTTTCAGTTTGGCTTACTATTTACAACAGAAACATTAAAAATTGATTTAAAAAAGATGGATCCAATTAAAGGGATCAAAAAAATTATTTCCGTTCGTGCCATTGTCAATTTAATTAAATCGTTATTAAAGGTTACGTTAATTGGTACGGTTACGACGGTTGTTATACTTATTTATTTAGAAGATGTACTATCTTTAGCCTTACATAGTCCAGCACAAATTTTAGCAACGGTTGCGTATTTATCGGCAATCATGGGTATTGCAGCATCAATTATGCTCGTGGCCATTGCGTTATTTGACTATTTATACGAGCGCTTTGAATATGAGAAGCAATTAAAAATGTCGAAGCAAGATTTAAAAGATGAATATAAAAACTCAGAAGGTGACCCACTCATTAAATCAAAAATTAAGCAGCGGCAACGTGAGATGGCGATGCGCCGTATGATGTCAGAAATTCCATCAGCGGATGTTGTCATTACGAACCCGACGCACTATGCAATTGCGTTAAAGTATGATGAAAATGAAATGGATGCACCAAGAGTTGTTGCCAAAGGGACAGACTTTGTAGCACAAAAAATTAAAATGATTGCAAAAGAAAATAATGTCACGATGGTAGAAAATAGACCGCTTGCACGTGCCATGTACGATCAAGTAGAGATTGGACAAGCCGTACCGGAGGAATTTTTCAAAGCAGTGGCAGAAGTTCTAGCGTATGTATACCGAATTAAACGCAAAATTTAA